Proteins from a genomic interval of Musa acuminata AAA Group cultivar baxijiao chromosome BXJ1-9, Cavendish_Baxijiao_AAA, whole genome shotgun sequence:
- the LOC103998596 gene encoding caffeoylshikimate esterase-like, whose amino-acid sequence MRWEGVDEDLARMVSETKLDQARERRKVREAFKDVQLNIDHYLFKANHTGLRTKESYEVNARGIEIFSKSWLPENSSIKALVCFCHKYGDTCTFFFEGVAMKLASCGYGVFAMDYPGFGLSEGLHGYIPNFDCLVDDVVEHFSKIKENPEYDGLPSFVFGESMGGAVALKVHLKQPDSWDGAILVAPMCKISENIIPPWPVKQFLIGMAKLLPEKKIIPIKDLGELAYRDRKKLEQISYNVLRYKGKTRLRTGLELVKATREIEQRLEEVCLPLLILHGEFDSITDPSGSKGLYEKASCTDKKLCLYEDSYHALMEGEPDEIISQVFDDIFSWLDNQVNRVRR is encoded by the exons aTGAGGTGGGAGGGAGTGGACGAGGATCTCGCGAGGATGGTGTCGGAGACGAAGCTGGACCAGGCGCGCGAGCGTAGGAAGGTCCGCGAGGCCTTCAAGGACGTGCAACTTAACATCGATCATTACCTCTTCAAG GCAAATCATACTGGACTGAGGACAAAAGAG TCATATGAGGTGAATGCCAGAGGTATAGAAATTTTCTCCAAAAGCTGGCTTCCGGAGAACTCCTCTATTAAGGCTCTTGTTTGTTTCTGTCACAAATATGGAGACACCTGCACTTTTTTCTTTGAAG GTGTTGCTATGAAGCTAGCGTCATGTGGATATGGAGTTTTTGCTATGGATTATCCTGGATTCGGTCTCTCAGAAGGTCTTCATGGTTATATACCAAACTTTGATTGCCTTGTAGATGATGTCGTCGAACATTTCTCCAAAATCAAAG AAAATCCGGAATACGATGGACTACCAAGCTTTGTGTTTGGAGAATCAATGGGTGGAGCAGTTGCTTTGAAGGTGCATTTAAAACAGCCAGATTCATGGGATGGTGCAATTTTAGTAGCACCAATGTGCAAG atttcagaaaatattattcCACCATGGCCTGTGAAGCAATTTCTGATTGGCATGGCTAAACTTCTTCCAGAAAAGAAAATAATTCCTATAAAGGATTTAGGAGAACTGGCATATAGAGATCGGAAGAAACTAGAGCAG ATTTCATATAATGTGCTTAGATACAAGGGCAAAACACGCCTGAGGACAGGACTGGAGCTGGTGAAAGCTACTCGGGAGATTGAGCAACGACTAGAAGAA GTGTGTCTGCCGTTGCTAATACTCCATGGTGAGTTTGACAGTATAACTGATCCTTCAGGAAGCAAGGGTTTGTATGAGAAAGCTAGTTGCACTGACAAGAAGTTGTGCCTTTACGAGGATTCATATCATGCTCTGATGGAGGGTGAGCCTGATGAGATAATATCCCAAGTTTTTGATGACATCTTCTCTTGGCTGGACAATCAAGTTAATAGAGTTAGGCGGTAA